From one Vibrio neonatus genomic stretch:
- a CDS encoding VOC family protein: protein MKIHYLEIVTPDVESVCKAYELSQNVSFGAPDALLGGARTSVLSDGSIIGVRAPLRETETPVVRPYWLVDDIEKAVSEVEMQGAIIAVPPLEIPAKGQFAIYILGSIEQGFWQL from the coding sequence ATGAAGATACATTACCTCGAAATCGTGACCCCAGATGTTGAGTCTGTTTGTAAAGCGTATGAACTATCGCAAAATGTCAGCTTTGGCGCTCCAGATGCACTGCTAGGTGGGGCGAGAACAAGTGTGTTGTCTGATGGCAGTATTATTGGTGTTCGTGCTCCATTGCGTGAAACAGAAACGCCAGTTGTTCGCCCATATTGGCTAGTCGATGACATTGAAAAAGCGGTATCTGAGGTTGAAATGCAAGGAGCTATAATTGCGGTTCCGCCACTGGAAATTCCAGCTAAAGGCCAGTTTGCTATTTATATTCTAGGGTCTATTGAGCAGGGGTTTTGGCAGTTGTAA
- a CDS encoding M23 family metallopeptidase, protein MKEHVIVTVSTVDGTRHFQLGKILQRCLKTFGYFMVAAIIAACVSIYYLNNEVEFAVSKQTELQNRSLKLSEEVEHLQNLKLELEGDLGAREERLQQVSDRLGDLEVVLGVSDKDGELESRLDAAAVTSSVRLNMLNNIPNGSPVGDVRVSSHYGYRIHPKTGKKTLHRGIDYAVNTGAPVYASADGVVEVVRPSDVGSGNFLRLQHSYGFSSSYSHLQKFKVKSGDFVEKGQLIAYSGNTGFSTGPHLHYEIRFVGRALDPLAFHEWSADNFESLFEKERGIRWDSLVAKIESRASNQLKLSSNKSYKANSAATDETAAQ, encoded by the coding sequence ATGAAAGAGCACGTGATAGTCACCGTCTCCACTGTGGATGGTACGCGTCATTTCCAGCTAGGAAAAATATTACAGCGTTGTCTTAAAACCTTCGGTTATTTCATGGTGGCAGCAATTATTGCTGCCTGTGTGTCTATTTATTATCTCAATAACGAAGTTGAATTTGCGGTTTCTAAACAAACAGAGTTGCAGAACCGCTCTTTAAAACTCAGTGAAGAAGTCGAACATTTACAAAATCTAAAACTGGAACTCGAAGGCGATCTGGGGGCTCGTGAAGAACGATTACAGCAAGTGTCTGATAGGTTAGGGGATTTAGAAGTTGTACTTGGGGTATCTGATAAAGACGGTGAGCTGGAAAGTCGTTTAGATGCCGCCGCAGTTACTTCATCTGTTCGCCTTAATATGTTGAACAATATTCCTAACGGCTCACCTGTTGGGGATGTGCGAGTATCTTCACACTACGGCTACCGTATCCACCCTAAAACGGGCAAAAAGACCTTACACCGCGGCATTGATTATGCGGTGAATACTGGGGCGCCTGTGTATGCCTCCGCTGATGGTGTGGTTGAAGTCGTTAGGCCAAGTGATGTGGGCTCGGGTAATTTCTTGAGACTGCAACACTCATACGGTTTTTCAAGTTCATACTCTCATCTACAAAAGTTCAAAGTGAAATCGGGTGATTTTGTCGAAAAAGGACAGTTGATCGCTTATTCGGGCAATACCGGTTTTTCAACCGGTCCGCACCTTCACTATGAAATTCGCTTTGTGGGACGCGCCCTTGATCCGCTAGCATTTCATGAATGGAGCGCCGACAACTTTGAATCGCTTTTTGAAAAAGAACGTGGCATCCGCTGGGATTCTTTGGTGGCAAAAATAGAAAGTCGAGCTAGCAATCAGCTTAAGCTCTCTTCGAATAAGTCCTATAAAGCGAACTCAGCAGCTACTGACGAAACCGCAGCGCAATAA
- a CDS encoding NAD(P)-dependent oxidoreductase produces the protein MRVSFLGLGVMGYPMAGHLAKAGFEVRVYNRTTSKAQQWVADYIDETDYIGQAFATVAECVDGADVVLVCVGNDDDVRSVTTSETGALAHMKTGAILVDHTTTSANLAEELFEACAKAQLRFMDAPVSGGQAGAENGVLTVMCGGEASDFDAMQPVFEAYAKSSVLMGKAGQGQRAKMVNQICIAGALTGLSEGLLLAEKSGLDVQTLVDCLKNGAAGSWQMENRAQTMAQDKFDFGFAIDWMIKDLGFCLEEAKQHNLTLPLTQASTDAYKALSADGLGRMDTSVLLKAIRKQAES, from the coding sequence ATGAGAGTCAGTTTTCTAGGTTTAGGGGTAATGGGATACCCAATGGCAGGTCATTTAGCGAAAGCCGGTTTTGAAGTGCGCGTTTATAACCGCACCACCAGCAAGGCTCAGCAATGGGTTGCTGACTATATTGATGAAACTGACTATATAGGGCAAGCATTTGCCACTGTTGCTGAGTGTGTTGATGGCGCGGATGTTGTTTTAGTCTGTGTCGGTAATGATGACGATGTACGCAGTGTTACTACCTCAGAAACTGGCGCATTAGCTCACATGAAAACTGGCGCCATTCTCGTCGATCACACCACCACTTCCGCCAACCTTGCTGAAGAGTTATTCGAGGCTTGCGCTAAAGCACAGTTAAGATTTATGGACGCCCCTGTATCTGGCGGTCAAGCGGGCGCAGAAAATGGTGTTCTGACTGTGATGTGTGGTGGCGAAGCATCAGACTTTGATGCGATGCAGCCCGTATTTGAGGCTTATGCGAAATCATCGGTATTGATGGGTAAAGCAGGGCAAGGTCAGCGCGCTAAAATGGTTAATCAAATCTGCATTGCTGGCGCGTTAACCGGGTTATCTGAGGGCTTATTGCTTGCTGAGAAATCAGGTTTGGATGTGCAAACGCTGGTGGATTGCCTGAAAAATGGCGCGGCAGGTTCATGGCAGATGGAAAACCGAGCGCAAACCATGGCGCAAGATAAGTTTGATTTTGGATTTGCCATTGATTGGATGATCAAAGATCTGGGTTTCTGCCTAGAAGAAGCAAAACAACATAATTTAACCCTTCCTCTTACTCAAGCCAGCACTGACGCTTATAAAGCACTATCTGCAGATGGGCTAGGGCGTATGGACACTTCAGTTTTACTAAAAGCAATTCGTAAACAAGCTGAATCTTAA
- a CDS encoding YibL family ribosome-associated protein, translating to MSAKKEIQNLNNRIDKYKHKLAAAIERRDQSIIQQFEREMAKLEKQVAQLKHKESYDLNKERKELSDKPFSRPITKQEQADMGQLKRRVKGLVVVHPLTKLGKALRVDEVTGFADKEF from the coding sequence ATGTCTGCAAAAAAAGAAATCCAAAACCTGAACAACCGAATCGATAAATACAAACATAAACTTGCCGCGGCAATTGAAAGACGCGACCAATCTATCATTCAACAATTTGAAAGAGAGATGGCGAAATTAGAAAAGCAAGTTGCTCAGCTTAAGCACAAAGAAAGCTACGATCTTAACAAAGAGCGTAAAGAGCTTTCTGACAAACCATTTTCTCGCCCTATCACTAAGCAAGAGCAGGCCGATATGGGTCAACTTAAGCGTCGTGTGAAAGGACTGGTTGTCGTGCACCCATTAACTAAATTGGGTAAAGCATTACGTGTTGATGAAGTAACCGGTTTTGCTGATAAAGAGTTTTAA
- a CDS encoding GNAT family N-acetyltransferase, producing MEIQIRRSEATDARAIKEIYEFENAYSGTLQLPHPSIELWEKRISNIPDHVHSYVAMLDGEIVGNLGLMLETNPRRRHVATFGMGVKDHMQGYGVGSALLATAIDLADNWLDLKRIELTVYVDNERALSLYKKFGFTIEGESKAFAFRNGEYVSVYQMARIKV from the coding sequence ATGGAAATACAAATCCGCCGCTCAGAAGCAACAGATGCAAGAGCAATCAAAGAAATATATGAATTTGAAAATGCTTACAGTGGCACCTTGCAACTACCACACCCTTCAATTGAGTTGTGGGAAAAGCGCATTTCGAATATTCCGGATCATGTTCATTCCTATGTCGCTATGCTTGATGGTGAAATTGTCGGTAATTTAGGTCTTATGTTGGAAACCAATCCGAGGCGTAGGCATGTTGCTACTTTTGGTATGGGTGTGAAAGATCATATGCAAGGTTACGGTGTTGGTAGCGCTCTACTGGCAACGGCTATTGATCTTGCTGATAATTGGTTAGATTTAAAAAGAATAGAACTGACTGTGTACGTGGATAATGAGCGAGCGCTGAGTTTATACAAAAAGTTCGGCTTCACGATTGAAGGGGAGTCTAAGGCTTTTGCTTTTCGTAACGGTGAATACGTTAGTGTTTATCAAATGGCGAGAATCAAAGTCTGA
- a CDS encoding DUF3332 domain-containing protein — translation MKKIALKVIGLTVLASALTGCIGSNAITGKVMKFNVEVVDNRYARAGVNFLLAPVYGITTAADYVVFNSLEFWTGKNPISGSPHIFDSKVETHFEMNDELDPSLTDAPIGPISNTRTIETGEMVQIDENTVQMDILYQNGDTATLTGIKEGQNVRFYMDGTLVSQTTISELESFHS, via the coding sequence ATGAAGAAAATCGCTCTTAAAGTAATTGGATTAACAGTTTTGGCATCAGCACTCACGGGTTGTATTGGTAGCAATGCCATTACAGGCAAAGTCATGAAATTTAACGTTGAAGTTGTTGATAACCGATATGCGAGAGCGGGGGTGAACTTTTTACTAGCGCCAGTTTATGGCATTACCACTGCCGCCGATTATGTGGTGTTCAACTCACTAGAATTCTGGACAGGTAAAAACCCGATTAGTGGCTCGCCACACATCTTTGATTCAAAAGTGGAGACTCACTTTGAAATGAACGATGAGCTAGACCCAAGCCTTACTGATGCGCCTATAGGACCAATCTCTAATACTCGAACTATCGAAACAGGCGAGATGGTGCAAATTGACGAGAATACAGTGCAAATGGATATTCTGTACCAAAACGGAGATACGGCAACCCTAACTGGCATCAAGGAAGGGCAAAACGTGCGCTTTTATATGGATGGCACTTTAGTATCACAAACCACGATTTCGGAGCTTGAAAGCTTCCACTCTTAA
- a CDS encoding response regulator — protein MAKYIQWILVVVWFGCSFPALSDAQVHEKQVHEKQINEKQANDVQVKDSGASESEQLPAHLVPWVEKHPVVRYSPSFDLHPDDFINAQGLHSGFASELYAALDRVLPVRFIADNTRNWNQQLAALDQGQTDILAVCSRNHERESRFLFSEPIAMQAPGFLINKDSPQLADINNWDSSTIVGTIQGSALQNHIKSALDRIQLTYTVDNEQSVNLVANGTINVFLAYQSSMHYWAKVGSLDSVQFIPFPNTLPDVSTFCVRKDAPELVELINWGLKQIGAAKLEEMRSKWYSNKLGASEQLFEQTIDHDESLWRVEKMRWTFFIMFISLALFVLIWTIWLQKRKLFHEFFGSANQIKIFISLTISICIAFIVSISLALNTLKQSEIENYQIQLDLAQDGAKNLLYEWVAEKRALVKLILTPEFSILSEILGQLSAITDDQVERAALLRETPVLAKVRQFVYDRALLSSNSGFYVIGEGNITLASDRDSDLGTPNLLFEKAPNLLARVWDGEVVLVPPVHTQLQSMTGAIEGAPDAAMFLLSPIANSAGRVVAIFALGIDPRAGFSNLFRISNIGRTGEQFAISREGVMLSRNRFESKLLEDGILGDNLTSILSITMDSKLLEQTFALHPLDVENDTNLENYQDYLGKQVMGSWRWIPDVEIGIVAQIDMDEVFSDYYATREVLLGLLIIALIVIIAIASFMMFVGRRSYLLSQRSKSELEELVQTRTSELEQNQQLLSISEKNTKAMMQEAPSAILMEDDKGEIIQVNLAASQLLEKSESELLNSSFAQLFSADIEKKVKEAMDRFWLKNEPIELLKDQQLTLNSSSGELVYLKVMLTPILLSSGRFTLISIQDVTSLISAANAMKEASNAKSNFLANMSHEIRTPMNAIIGMSYLALQTELNDKARNYISKVNGAAESLLRIINDILDFSKIEAGKLVVERVNFNLDNILESLADVLSLKVEEKKLELLFDVDPNIPKELEGDPLRLNQVLLNLGSNAVKFTHSGEILISVKMLTWQGSRCQLQFSVQDTGIGMTPKQQSQLFQSFTQADTSTTRKYGGTGLGLSISSKLVELMEGSISATSKPDQGSCFTFDIWVGVNQSKPDNKEHYSLYGMKVLVIDDNPVALGVIRDLIKSLGANVSVASSGSQALDICNKEGGRFDLAIIDYDMPQLDGVETSQQLKSINDKKLNTCLMVAASVTEDSSVLQNNPYVDFVVRKPLTASSLFDAIVDLPQIDSDLPTLEQASIESQAKVSLSGIKLLLVEDNDLNQEIAVTLLEAESIEVEVAINGKQALDKVQQGSFDGILMDIQMPLMDGYSATKHLREMGVTVPIIAMTANAMSGDREKALQAGMDDYISKPIDVAEMFKVLTRWFAKGNSTSVEPDINQNSCDNVRIDSKEQHVTLSQQAGLAYCNGNQELYGRILLRFTQGQSDFLNQFNNAWSELDWEYSTRLAHTLKANAANIGAQQLQQLASELETSAELKADSERIMSQLDEITLELAKVMNEIKPLLVTPQTAEVIAEDLQTEVIENSAEVAQGIKQLQTQLLAFSSEAKTQCKDLLEKNLPADVRKVLIEVDNALNGYDFISAAELIKLLKSE, from the coding sequence GTGGCGAAATATATTCAATGGATTCTTGTAGTCGTTTGGTTTGGGTGCTCGTTTCCTGCGCTTTCTGATGCCCAGGTTCATGAGAAACAAGTTCATGAGAAACAGATTAATGAAAAACAGGCTAATGACGTTCAGGTAAAAGATAGCGGAGCTAGCGAAAGCGAACAATTGCCTGCACACTTAGTGCCGTGGGTCGAAAAACACCCAGTGGTTAGATATAGCCCATCATTTGATCTGCATCCGGATGATTTTATTAATGCGCAGGGTCTACACAGCGGTTTTGCTAGCGAGCTGTATGCGGCATTAGACAGGGTACTTCCAGTACGTTTTATTGCCGATAATACGCGCAATTGGAATCAACAATTGGCGGCGTTAGATCAAGGGCAAACCGATATCTTAGCCGTATGTAGTCGCAACCATGAACGTGAGAGTCGATTTTTATTCTCGGAACCCATTGCCATGCAAGCCCCTGGTTTTTTGATTAATAAAGACTCGCCACAACTTGCGGATATCAATAATTGGGACAGTTCTACCATTGTTGGCACCATACAAGGTAGCGCACTACAAAATCACATTAAATCAGCCTTAGATAGAATTCAGCTCACTTACACGGTCGATAATGAGCAATCGGTAAACTTAGTTGCCAACGGCACGATTAATGTATTTCTTGCGTACCAATCGAGCATGCATTATTGGGCTAAGGTCGGTAGCTTAGATTCAGTACAGTTCATTCCGTTTCCTAATACGCTTCCCGATGTCAGTACTTTTTGCGTGCGTAAAGATGCTCCTGAGTTGGTCGAATTGATCAATTGGGGACTTAAACAAATAGGCGCAGCAAAACTCGAAGAAATGAGAAGCAAATGGTACTCGAATAAACTGGGCGCTTCCGAGCAACTGTTTGAACAAACCATTGATCATGATGAGTCGTTGTGGCGCGTTGAAAAGATGCGTTGGACTTTCTTTATCATGTTCATCTCCCTTGCGCTGTTCGTTCTGATATGGACCATTTGGCTACAAAAAAGAAAACTATTTCATGAGTTCTTTGGCTCAGCAAACCAAATTAAGATTTTTATCAGTCTGACTATTTCTATCTGTATTGCTTTTATCGTCTCTATCTCCTTGGCTTTAAATACTCTAAAGCAAAGTGAAATAGAAAATTATCAAATCCAGCTCGATCTTGCCCAAGACGGCGCTAAAAACTTGTTATATGAATGGGTTGCGGAAAAACGCGCCTTAGTTAAGTTGATATTGACCCCTGAGTTTTCCATTTTATCTGAAATCTTAGGGCAGTTATCAGCCATTACCGATGATCAAGTAGAGCGCGCTGCATTACTCCGAGAAACTCCTGTGTTGGCTAAGGTTCGTCAGTTTGTGTATGACCGCGCTTTATTGTCATCCAATTCCGGCTTTTATGTTATTGGCGAAGGTAACATTACTCTAGCATCAGACAGAGATAGCGACTTAGGCACGCCAAATTTACTGTTTGAAAAAGCGCCAAATTTACTTGCGCGAGTATGGGATGGTGAGGTGGTGCTAGTGCCTCCGGTACATACACAGTTACAGTCTATGACTGGAGCCATAGAGGGTGCGCCTGATGCCGCGATGTTTTTGCTAAGTCCGATAGCCAATAGTGCGGGGCGAGTGGTGGCAATCTTTGCATTGGGGATTGACCCAAGAGCGGGCTTTTCTAACCTATTTCGTATTTCTAATATTGGGCGCACGGGTGAGCAATTTGCTATTAGCCGTGAAGGCGTCATGCTTAGCCGAAATCGCTTTGAATCTAAGCTACTAGAAGATGGAATTTTGGGTGATAACCTGACCTCCATTCTTTCCATTACTATGGATTCTAAGTTGTTAGAGCAGACTTTTGCCCTGCATCCGCTAGATGTGGAAAACGACACTAACTTAGAGAATTACCAAGATTACCTAGGAAAACAAGTGATGGGATCATGGCGCTGGATCCCAGATGTTGAGATAGGCATAGTGGCACAAATTGATATGGATGAAGTGTTCAGTGATTATTACGCCACCCGAGAAGTATTGCTGGGGTTGTTGATCATCGCTCTGATTGTGATTATCGCGATTGCCTCTTTTATGATGTTTGTTGGCCGTCGATCCTATCTGCTTTCACAACGATCTAAGTCAGAGCTTGAAGAGTTAGTCCAAACCCGCACCTCAGAGCTTGAACAAAACCAGCAACTGCTTTCTATTTCCGAGAAAAATACCAAAGCCATGATGCAAGAAGCCCCGTCAGCCATTTTGATGGAGGATGATAAGGGGGAGATCATTCAGGTCAACCTTGCCGCCAGTCAGCTCTTGGAAAAATCAGAATCTGAGCTACTTAACAGCAGTTTTGCGCAGTTGTTCTCTGCTGATATTGAAAAGAAAGTCAAAGAAGCGATGGATAGGTTTTGGTTAAAAAACGAACCTATTGAGCTACTAAAAGATCAACAGCTGACCTTAAATTCCTCTAGTGGTGAGTTGGTTTACTTAAAGGTCATGTTAACGCCTATTTTGTTATCTAGCGGGCGTTTTACCCTTATCTCGATTCAGGATGTTACCTCGCTCATTAGCGCCGCCAACGCCATGAAAGAGGCCAGCAATGCCAAATCTAATTTCTTAGCCAATATGAGCCATGAAATAAGAACGCCGATGAATGCCATTATTGGCATGTCTTATCTGGCCTTACAAACTGAGCTCAATGATAAAGCGCGAAACTATATCAGCAAGGTCAATGGCGCAGCTGAATCACTACTGAGGATCATTAACGATATTCTTGATTTTTCTAAAATTGAAGCGGGTAAGCTGGTGGTTGAAAGGGTTAATTTTAATCTCGACAACATCTTAGAGAGCTTAGCGGATGTACTTTCACTCAAAGTGGAAGAGAAGAAACTGGAACTGCTGTTTGACGTTGATCCTAATATTCCTAAAGAGCTTGAGGGGGACCCATTACGCTTAAATCAAGTGCTGCTCAATCTAGGCTCAAATGCGGTCAAATTTACCCACTCAGGCGAGATTTTGATCTCGGTGAAAATGCTTACTTGGCAAGGCAGTCGCTGCCAACTGCAATTTTCGGTGCAAGATACCGGGATTGGCATGACGCCGAAACAGCAGTCGCAGTTGTTCCAATCTTTTACTCAGGCGGATACATCGACCACCAGAAAATATGGCGGCACAGGGCTTGGGCTAAGTATCTCTAGTAAGCTAGTTGAGTTGATGGAAGGGAGTATTAGCGCCACGAGCAAGCCTGATCAAGGCAGTTGCTTTACGTTTGATATTTGGGTCGGGGTCAACCAAAGCAAACCGGATAACAAAGAGCACTATAGCCTTTATGGCATGAAAGTACTGGTGATCGATGATAACCCCGTCGCCCTTGGCGTGATTCGTGATTTGATCAAAAGTTTGGGAGCCAATGTTTCGGTGGCTAGCAGCGGTTCGCAGGCTCTAGATATTTGTAACAAAGAGGGTGGCAGGTTTGATTTAGCAATTATTGATTATGACATGCCACAACTTGACGGCGTGGAAACTAGCCAGCAACTTAAATCAATCAATGACAAGAAGCTAAATACCTGCCTGATGGTGGCCGCCAGTGTGACAGAGGATAGCTCTGTTTTGCAAAATAACCCCTATGTTGATTTTGTGGTGCGTAAACCTCTGACCGCATCGAGTTTATTTGATGCCATTGTCGATTTGCCACAAATCGATAGCGATCTGCCTACGCTTGAGCAAGCCTCGATCGAGTCTCAAGCAAAAGTATCATTATCAGGGATTAAGTTATTACTTGTTGAAGATAACGATCTCAACCAAGAAATCGCCGTCACCTTGCTTGAAGCAGAGTCAATAGAAGTTGAAGTCGCCATTAACGGTAAGCAAGCCTTAGATAAAGTGCAACAGGGTAGCTTTGATGGCATTTTAATGGATATACAAATGCCCTTAATGGACGGTTATTCAGCCACGAAACACCTTCGAGAGATGGGAGTGACTGTACCTATTATTGCGATGACCGCCAATGCCATGTCAGGCGATAGAGAGAAAGCCCTGCAAGCAGGAATGGATGACTATATCTCTAAGCCTATTGATGTCGCAGAGATGTTCAAAGTGCTCACGCGTTGGTTTGCTAAAGGAAATAGCACCAGTGTCGAGCCGGATATCAATCAGAATAGTTGTGATAACGTTCGTATTGATAGTAAAGAACAGCATGTGACGCTTTCACAACAAGCAGGGCTTGCCTACTGCAATGGAAACCAAGAATTATATGGACGCATTTTATTGCGCTTTACTCAAGGGCAGAGCGATTTCTTAAATCAGTTCAATAATGCTTGGTCGGAACTTGATTGGGAGTATTCAACCCGCCTTGCGCACACACTAAAGGCTAATGCCGCCAATATAGGCGCACAGCAGTTGCAACAGCTTGCCTCCGAGCTGGAAACATCGGCTGAGTTAAAGGCCGATAGCGAACGAATAATGAGTCAGCTCGATGAAATTACCTTAGAACTGGCAAAAGTAATGAATGAGATTAAGCCTCTGCTAGTAACGCCGCAGACAGCAGAGGTAATCGCTGAGGATTTACAAACAGAGGTGATAGAAAATAGTGCCGAAGTAGCGCAAGGGATAAAACAACTGCAAACACAGCTGTTAGCATTTAGTAGTGAGGCGAAAACTCAGTGTAAAGACTTACTCGAGAAGAACCTACCTGCCGATGTACGAAAGGTACTGATTGAAGTGGATAATGCGCTAAATGGCTATGACTTTATCTCGGCAGCTGAGCTAATTAAGTTACTGAAATCAGAATAG